A part of Gossypium hirsutum isolate 1008001.06 chromosome A07, Gossypium_hirsutum_v2.1, whole genome shotgun sequence genomic DNA contains:
- the LOC107937306 gene encoding uncharacterized protein, with product MVLMGKHDDARSVFPLTSLQIGDLQAYLSDLSLYLAIESNKFYILVDNRPWLRDLDSRPAHLWWQLMVTKSRLSPFANTKGRREKKEGKEASSESNAKDSKKLERWFCSIDAAMLSEQRVLLPVKKLRTSLLLSSELHRTLYGFIVFEVTWSNVRGINYLNELQTDTSLAIEAKSMQRWEFDSIDQAANSISSWFSGTFLERCHLKVYLDSTTGEVFHDTEEDFDEDNDDGNIYEDSFSTEENFLYDHSGTSDLRVYPTTGDCETFEPQTPIGPYKRKNVTKATSTGVEVDLHCEETQRQAENSSDNSTENAVEATEYRDVLLLFRFDDRDLPFKLQQIITPDLRLLRLLEAGLPSWVLFLQSYPGFCHIYRPWMCPLARALYVLISVITVVIGFYDLYKNVPVLKATAARLCGPLFDWIETWEMVSRIKYLGTMLFLHNCQKAVRLFLTFTRATRSFFSFLCLPLAEPFMDFLDFLLPIWNLFSEVVESFFSVIWIVICALYSLVEDLIEIVLMPICFIGLVLQNLATSVLCPVFWILWEIIYAPIRLFLGFARFVAFICFFISRLVGDIWQSFRSIIQFASATESAVSSNEISMWRSLWNDIFSQVFRALRSILNGFVAFFAACNRHRLSIYNHARHFVQRPFGGATTSQTSDPRRSKSAHGNMMHPHLEIRRRVHGKSCPPALSF from the exons ATGGTTTTGATGGGGAAACACGATGATGCACGCTCTGTTTTTCCTTTAACAAGTCTCCAGATCGG GGACTTGCAGGCTTATCTTTCGGATCTTAGCCTTTACCTGGCCATTGAAAGTAACAAATTCTACATTTTGGTGGACAACAGGCCATGGCTAAGGGACTTGGATTCACGGCCAGCTCACTTGTGGTGGCAATTAATGGTTACCAAG TCCAGGTTATCTCCTTTTGCTAACACCAAAGGTCGTAGGGAGAAAAAAGAGGGCAAGGAAGCTTCTTCCGAATCAAATGCTAAAGATTCGAAAAAGTTAGAGAGATGGTTCTGTTCAATTGATGCTGCAATGTTGTCTGAACAGAGGGTTTTGCTACCTGTTAAGAAACTGAGAACATCTTTACTCCTTAGCAGTGAGTTGCATCGGACATTATATGGCTTCATTGTATTTGAAGTCACATGGTCAAATGTCCGAGGTATTAACTACTTAAATGAGCTTCAG ACTGATACCTCTCTGGCCATAGAGGCTAAATCCATGCAAAGATGGGAATTTGACAGCATCGATCAAGCTGCAAATTCTATATCTTCATGGTTCTCTGGAACATTCTTGGAGCGGTGTCATTTAAAAGTGTACCTGGATTCAACGACTG GAGAGGTCTTCCATGACACTGAAGAAGATTTTGATGAGGATAATGATGATGGAAACATATATGAGGATAGTTTCAGCACtgaagaaaattttttgtatGATCATTCTGGCACTTCCGATTTAAGGGTTTACCCTACTACCGGGGACTGCGAAACTTTTGAGCCACAAACTCCAATTGGGCCTTATAAGAGAAAAAATGTGACCAAGGCAACTAGTACTGGAGTTGAAGTCGATCTACATTGTGAGGAAACCCAAAGGCAAGCTGAAAACTCATCCGACAACTCTACTGAAAATGCAGTTGAAGCTACAGAGTACAGGGATGTTCTTCTTTTGTTTAGATTTGATGATAGAGATCTTCCATTTAAATTACAGCAAATAATAACTCCTGATCTGAGGTTACTTCGTTTGTTAGAGGCTGGTCTTCCATCCTGGGTCCTCTTTCTTCAATCATATCCTGGCTTTTGCCATATCTATCGGCCATGGATGTGCCCTCTGGCCAGAGCTTTATATGTTTTGATTTCAGTCATAACTGTTGTAATTGGGTTTTATGATTTATACAAAAATGTCCCTGTTCTTAAGGCAACTGCTGCTCGTTTATGTGGGCCACTTTTTGATTGGATAGAAACCTGGGAGATGGTATCAAGGATCAAGTACTTGGGAACTATGCTATTTCTGCATAATTGTCAGAAGGCTGTGAGGCTGTTTTTGACATTTACACGTGCTACTcgatcatttttctcttttctttgcctaCCACTGGCAGAACCATTTATGGACTTTTTGGACTTCCTTTTGCCAATTTGGAATCTATTCAGTGAGGTAGTCGAAAGCTTCTTTTCAGTCATATGGATTGTGATTTGTGCTCTCTACAGTCTAGTGGAGGATCTCATAGAGATTGTACTGATGCCTATCTGCTTTATTGGCTTAGTTCTTCAAAATCTCG CAACTTCCGTCCTGTGTCCTGTCTTTTGGATTCTTTGGGAAATAATATATGCCCCAATACGCCTGTTCCTTGGATTCGCCAGATTTGTGGCTTTTATTTGTTTCTTCATCTCTCGTTTGGTTGGAGATATATGGCAATCTTTTAGAAGCATAATTCAATTTGCTTCTGCTACTGAATCTGCAGTGAGCAGTAATGAGATTTCCATGTGGCGTTCACTTTGGAATGACATTTTTTCTCAG GTTTTTCGTGCTCTTAGAAGTATATTAAATGGTTTTGTTGCCTTCTTCGCAGCCTGCAATAGACATCGCCTAAG CATTTATAACCATGCAAGGCATTTTGTTCAAAGACCATTTGGTGGAGCCACAACATCACAAACCTCAGATCCTAGACGTAGTAAGTCGGCACATGGAAATATGATGCACCCCCAC TTAGAAATAAGAAGGAGAGTCCATGGTAAATCTTGTCCTCCGGCATTGTCATTTTGA
- the LOC107937307 gene encoding uncharacterized protein, translated as MAANQSERQSEERGNTAITVTTTPPTLTPLVETKLKSACFKCKKQGHWAKDCPSNDNPTAKPSSPPLDTHLIPVLCCHCGVACTIHVSRSDANYGRPYYSRNCTCDKATRGRNFYKWCDDVKAPMCSCGAGACTVNNRRDENGKETKYFTCRIRTGHGACGFLQFESPTSSRPRSTEIDERPSTMRLRRGGLSDITTHEISVTGNSPNGYAEVDKVSQNALSQNALGSGTQPLCDPLGTSSLETSFIASEKVRKNLQKDFLSHLETIEPPDHNSMLQGVNDTFDASVSPLIECRSFAEHVVESFRGISIVAGMESTLKDNCNQSVPSVPKNIGKSLYDISGNNAETFATVTDTGNYHFRSVHEGASHIKDTLCQIEKLETYLLKTAKDVGQLKRYMQATNQELTKALKLTQEKEEQMHFNKDNIK; from the exons ATGGCAGCCAATCAATCTGAGAGGCAAAGCGAAGAACGTGGAAACACTGCAATTACAGTAACCACAACTCCACCGACATTAACACCATTGGTTGAAACAAAGCTGAAAAGCGCATGCTTTAAGTGCAAAAAGCAAGGTCACTGGGCGAAAGATTGCCCTTCCAACGACAACCCAACGGCGAAACCTTCCTCTCCGCCGCTCGACACCCACCTAATTCCGGTGCTGTGCTGCCATTGCGGTGTGGCTTGCACCATTCATGTTTCCCGTAGTGACGCTAACTACGGCAGACCATATTATTCTCGTAACTGTACTTGCGATAAAGCCACCCGAGGCAGAAATTTCTACAAATGGTGCGATGATGTTAAGGCACCGATGTGTAGTTGCGGCGCCGGTGCTTGTACCGTTAATAACCGGCGAGATGAAAATGGGAAGGAGACCAAGTACTTTACTTGTCGTATTAGAACG GGACATGGAGCTTGTGGTTTCTTGCAGTTCGAGAGTCCTACGAGTTCACGGCCAAGGTCTACGGAGATAGACGAAAGACCATCAACAATGAGACTCCGGCGTGGTGGCCTATCAGATATTACCACTCACGAGATATCTGTTACTGGGAATTCACCAAATGGAT ATGCTGAAGTTGATAAAGTATCACAAAATGCTCTATCACAAAATGCTCTCGGAAGTGGTACTCAACCATTGTGTGATCCTTTAGGGACTTCAAGCCTCGAAACATCGTTCATTGCTTCAGAGAAAGTCAGAAAGAATCTTCAGAAAGATTTCCTCTCTCATTTGGAGACAATTGAGCCACCTGATCACAATTCCATGTTACAGGGAGTGAATGATACTTTTGACGCTTCAGTTAGTCCTTTGATTGAATGCAGATCTTTTGCTGAGCATGTGGTGGAATCTTTTCGGGGTATATCAATAGTTGCAGGAATGGAGTCAACTCTCAAAGATAACTGCAATCAGTCAGTGCCTTCCGTACCTAAAAATATTGGGAAATCTTTGTATGATATATCTGGGAACAATGCAGAAACATTTGCCACCGTAACAGACACTGGCAATTATCATTTTCGGTCAGTCCATGAAGGAGCTTCTCATATTAAAGACACACTCTGTCAAATTGAGAAGCTTGAGACTTACCTTCTAAAAACCGCCAAGGATGTCGGACAGTTAAAGAGATACATGCAGGCTACAAATCAAGAGCTGACAAAAGCCTTGAAACTTACACAGGAGAAAGAAGAGCAAATGCATTTCAATAAGGACAACATTAAATGA